From Toxorhynchites rutilus septentrionalis strain SRP chromosome 2, ASM2978413v1, whole genome shotgun sequence, a single genomic window includes:
- the LOC129771229 gene encoding uncharacterized protein LOC129771229 isoform X1, with product MRVKTVRQIKNQRLNRKNLNEDAAENESIVAVSPPLGPKFVNCMNPPYRMPPQPLGTYGVQNDHPIPGTAAATESPHLLNPPPLRTHSSKFPIERELVLSSNKNASKIPLMQDNRNTSIPLLNRSSGTAAVGPDLPTKQTQAWNQAQIEVIHSSITGTIPRNAVRLPEDITALAEREGLSRDKETVKKSVSKNYHKLKDLISGKFKKEAQEGAGDELNNVSSLLQQQQHHQQLHHHQQQQPDSLGSTYLMMGATPGNNLNHAQSNINLWHSNATGDSPLYYHKKFADPAEGYNGESLAGFRNLKAMSQPQLNTVAVENTRGTPNVGNFPQQIDGTDSDDGGFRQHTHARVNMQTPVQHHSRQMQQNYVHNYRHNHPQAGQHAAQVPPPTYQQTPQSRHKILTEYADSSTSQQQQQHHSHSHGGHSSINIGEQSYNDHEQLDKNQNINESSNGPPIAQKPNVQKMAQAINGNQNSTNNNNTVVQIAPELSHVVQMTAGESKQIDSISSSDYDRNGNHSSNVDSGRGSAAYSSGRKPPVQQSVGNLIEARNRSKSESEWIDGVDAELRNILEPGMKSMMIRPESTMSESASSMSPPLPPLTPDGGLYNGNSTHNKSNPKHHSKQEYGTDTYNRASKNPQPIGPSKGQPSTNTIQNYMHNLKLSSSSKKHEQNMLKKHLFGLDTDGASVTNTTRSLDLESLLGGPWDANQSMSESETDGGLQQIRNQLEGLESMYGEVLKMLGNRMASNEMSQRMNRRRRHGSLSSLPSSSVSGRPIRDRRRTDERRKVRDIRGINKRFQRLESHVVTLARSVAHLSSEMRSQHVVSQELEEIRNDMALLRTQSMHHIPLNASGAAAAAGANHSSKEPMNLTNPRRVKKLTKFFGEDPPLMKLFLKKLGYEKYAPIFESERVGMIELPYLGEERLQKMGIPLGPRLRILQEAQISLCRDTTLCIV from the exons CGGCGGAAAATGAAAGTATTGTTGCCGTTTCCCCTCCGCTCGGACCGAAATTCGTCAACTGCATGAATCCGCCGTATAGGATGCCTCCGCAGCCTCTCGGGACGTATGGTGTGCAAAATGACCATCCCATTCCTGGCACCGCAGCAGCTACCGAATCGCCACACTTGCTGAATCCTCCACCCCTGCGGACGCATTCCAGCAAGTTTCCG ATTGAACGAGAACTGGTGCTCTCCTCGAACAAAAACGCCTCCAAGATTCCGTTGATGCAAGATAACCGAAACACAAGCATTCCATTGTTGAATCGATCCTCCGGCACCGCCGCCGTCGGACCAGATTTGCCAACCAAGCAGACTCAGGCATGG AATCAAGCCCAAATTGAGGTTATTCATTCTTCGATCACCGGAACGATCCCCCGTAACGCGGTCCGACTGCCGGAAGACATCACGGCCCTAGCCGAGCGCGAAGGCCTCTCGAGGGACAAGGAAACCGTAAAAAAATCCGTCTCAAAAAACTACCACAAACTCAAGGACCTCATATCGGGCAAGTTTAAAAAAGAAGCCCAAGAAGGTGCAGGAGACGAACTGAACAACGTCTCCTCGTTGCTtcaacagcaacagcatcaTCAGCAACTTCATCACCACCAGCAGCAACAACCCGATAGTCTTGGATCAACGTATCTCATGATGGGAGCCACTCCGGGAAACAATCTGAATCACGCCCAATCCAACATTAATTTGTGGCACTCGAACGCGACGGGCGATTCTCCACTATACTATCACAAGAAATTTGCCGATCCGGCAGAAGGCTACAACGGAGAATCATTGGCCGGATTTCGCAACCTAAAAGCCATGTCGCAACCCCAGCTCAATACAGTCGCGGTGGAAAATACCAGAGGCACTCCGAATGTCGGGAATTTCCCCCAACAAATAGACGGAACGGATAGCGATGACGGTGGATTCCGCCAACACACCCATGCTAGAGTGAATATGCAAACTCCGGTGCAGCACCACAGCCGACAAATGCAACAAAACTATGTTCACAACTATCGCCACAATCACCCACAAGCGGGGCAACACGCAGCACAGGTCCCACCTCCAACCTACCAACAAACTCCCCAGTCAAGGCATAAAATACTGACGGAATATGCGGACAGTTCTACCtcgcagcaacagcaacagcatcaCTCCCATTCGCATGGCGGCCATTCAAGCATAAACATTGGCGAGCAAAGCTACAATGACCACGAGCAATTggataaaaatcaaaacatcaaTGAATCCTCCAATGGTCCTCCGATAGCCCAAAAACCAAATGTTCAAAAGATGGCTCAGGCTATCAACGGAAACCAAAACAgtaccaacaacaacaacaccgtGGTTCAAATTGCTCCGGAATTATCGCATGTGGTACAAATGACTGCCGGTGAATCGAAGCAAATTGATTCCATTTCTAGTTCGGATTACGATCGGAACGGAAATCACAGCTCCAACGTTGATTCAGGTCGGGGAAGTGCCGCTTATTCCAGTGGACGAAAACCTCCGGTACAACAGTCGGTTGGGAATTTGATCGAAGCTCGGAATCGGAGCAAATCGGAATCGGAATGG ATCGATGGGGTAGATGCTGAATTACGTAACATCCTAGAGCCTGGAATGAAGAGCATGATGATTCGTCCGGAAAGTACCATGTCGGAGAGCGCTTCCTCGATGTCGCCACCATTGCCTCCGCTCACACCGGACGGGGGGCTATACAATGGAAACTCTACCCATAACAAATCCAACCCCAAGCACCATTCCAAACAAGAGTACGGAACGGATACCTACAATCGTGCGAGTAAAAATCCTCAGCCGATTGGGCCTTCCAAGGGGCAACCTTCAACCAACACAATCCAAAACTATATGCACAACCTGAAGTTGTCTTCCAGTAGTAAAAAACACGAACAGAACATGCTGAAGAAACATT tGTTCGGTTTGGACACGGACGGAGCGTCGGTAACCAACACAACCCGCTCGTTGGATCTGGAATCCTTGCTAGGCGGGCCGTGGGACGCCAATCAGTCGATGAGTGAATCGGAAACCGACGGTGGTCTCCAGCAGATACGGAACCAGCTCGAAGGGCTGGAGTCGATGTACGGCGAGGTGCTGAAGATGTTGGGCAATCGCATGGCCAGCAACGAAATGTCCCAACGGATGAATCGCCGAAGGCGACACGGAAGTCTTTCCTCGCTGCCATCCAGCTCGGTCAGCGGTCGACCTATCCGGGATCGCAGGAGAACAGATGAGCGCCGGAAGGTGCGTGACATACGGGGAATCAACAAACGCTTCCAGCGACTTGAGTCGCACGTAGTCACTCTGGCCCGAAGTGTGGCCCATCTTTCGTCGGAGATGCGCTCGCAGCATGTGGTCTCGCAGGAGCTGGAGGAAATTCGGAATGATATGGCCCTGCTGAGGACCCAGTCGATGCACCACATTCCGCTGAATGCGAGCGGGGCAGCAGCGGCAGCCGGAGCCAATCACAGCTCGAAGGAACCCATGAATTTGACCAACCCGAGGAGGGTTAAGAAATTGACGAAATTTTTCGGCGAGGATCCTCCGCTGATGAAATTGTTCCTGAAGAAGTTGGGGTATGAG
- the LOC129771229 gene encoding uncharacterized protein LOC129771229 isoform X2: MNPPYRMPPQPLGTYGVQNDHPIPGTAAATESPHLLNPPPLRTHSSKFPIERELVLSSNKNASKIPLMQDNRNTSIPLLNRSSGTAAVGPDLPTKQTQAWNQAQIEVIHSSITGTIPRNAVRLPEDITALAEREGLSRDKETVKKSVSKNYHKLKDLISGKFKKEAQEGAGDELNNVSSLLQQQQHHQQLHHHQQQQPDSLGSTYLMMGATPGNNLNHAQSNINLWHSNATGDSPLYYHKKFADPAEGYNGESLAGFRNLKAMSQPQLNTVAVENTRGTPNVGNFPQQIDGTDSDDGGFRQHTHARVNMQTPVQHHSRQMQQNYVHNYRHNHPQAGQHAAQVPPPTYQQTPQSRHKILTEYADSSTSQQQQQHHSHSHGGHSSINIGEQSYNDHEQLDKNQNINESSNGPPIAQKPNVQKMAQAINGNQNSTNNNNTVVQIAPELSHVVQMTAGESKQIDSISSSDYDRNGNHSSNVDSGRGSAAYSSGRKPPVQQSVGNLIEARNRSKSESEWIDGVDAELRNILEPGMKSMMIRPESTMSESASSMSPPLPPLTPDGGLYNGNSTHNKSNPKHHSKQEYGTDTYNRASKNPQPIGPSKGQPSTNTIQNYMHNLKLSSSSKKHEQNMLKKHLFGLDTDGASVTNTTRSLDLESLLGGPWDANQSMSESETDGGLQQIRNQLEGLESMYGEVLKMLGNRMASNEMSQRMNRRRRHGSLSSLPSSSVSGRPIRDRRRTDERRKVRDIRGINKRFQRLESHVVTLARSVAHLSSEMRSQHVVSQELEEIRNDMALLRTQSMHHIPLNASGAAAAAGANHSSKEPMNLTNPRRVKKLTKFFGEDPPLMKLFLKKLGYEKYAPIFESERVGMIELPYLGEERLQKMGIPLGPRLRILQEAQISLCRDTTLCIV, encoded by the exons ATGAATCCGCCGTATAGGATGCCTCCGCAGCCTCTCGGGACGTATGGTGTGCAAAATGACCATCCCATTCCTGGCACCGCAGCAGCTACCGAATCGCCACACTTGCTGAATCCTCCACCCCTGCGGACGCATTCCAGCAAGTTTCCG ATTGAACGAGAACTGGTGCTCTCCTCGAACAAAAACGCCTCCAAGATTCCGTTGATGCAAGATAACCGAAACACAAGCATTCCATTGTTGAATCGATCCTCCGGCACCGCCGCCGTCGGACCAGATTTGCCAACCAAGCAGACTCAGGCATGG AATCAAGCCCAAATTGAGGTTATTCATTCTTCGATCACCGGAACGATCCCCCGTAACGCGGTCCGACTGCCGGAAGACATCACGGCCCTAGCCGAGCGCGAAGGCCTCTCGAGGGACAAGGAAACCGTAAAAAAATCCGTCTCAAAAAACTACCACAAACTCAAGGACCTCATATCGGGCAAGTTTAAAAAAGAAGCCCAAGAAGGTGCAGGAGACGAACTGAACAACGTCTCCTCGTTGCTtcaacagcaacagcatcaTCAGCAACTTCATCACCACCAGCAGCAACAACCCGATAGTCTTGGATCAACGTATCTCATGATGGGAGCCACTCCGGGAAACAATCTGAATCACGCCCAATCCAACATTAATTTGTGGCACTCGAACGCGACGGGCGATTCTCCACTATACTATCACAAGAAATTTGCCGATCCGGCAGAAGGCTACAACGGAGAATCATTGGCCGGATTTCGCAACCTAAAAGCCATGTCGCAACCCCAGCTCAATACAGTCGCGGTGGAAAATACCAGAGGCACTCCGAATGTCGGGAATTTCCCCCAACAAATAGACGGAACGGATAGCGATGACGGTGGATTCCGCCAACACACCCATGCTAGAGTGAATATGCAAACTCCGGTGCAGCACCACAGCCGACAAATGCAACAAAACTATGTTCACAACTATCGCCACAATCACCCACAAGCGGGGCAACACGCAGCACAGGTCCCACCTCCAACCTACCAACAAACTCCCCAGTCAAGGCATAAAATACTGACGGAATATGCGGACAGTTCTACCtcgcagcaacagcaacagcatcaCTCCCATTCGCATGGCGGCCATTCAAGCATAAACATTGGCGAGCAAAGCTACAATGACCACGAGCAATTggataaaaatcaaaacatcaaTGAATCCTCCAATGGTCCTCCGATAGCCCAAAAACCAAATGTTCAAAAGATGGCTCAGGCTATCAACGGAAACCAAAACAgtaccaacaacaacaacaccgtGGTTCAAATTGCTCCGGAATTATCGCATGTGGTACAAATGACTGCCGGTGAATCGAAGCAAATTGATTCCATTTCTAGTTCGGATTACGATCGGAACGGAAATCACAGCTCCAACGTTGATTCAGGTCGGGGAAGTGCCGCTTATTCCAGTGGACGAAAACCTCCGGTACAACAGTCGGTTGGGAATTTGATCGAAGCTCGGAATCGGAGCAAATCGGAATCGGAATGG ATCGATGGGGTAGATGCTGAATTACGTAACATCCTAGAGCCTGGAATGAAGAGCATGATGATTCGTCCGGAAAGTACCATGTCGGAGAGCGCTTCCTCGATGTCGCCACCATTGCCTCCGCTCACACCGGACGGGGGGCTATACAATGGAAACTCTACCCATAACAAATCCAACCCCAAGCACCATTCCAAACAAGAGTACGGAACGGATACCTACAATCGTGCGAGTAAAAATCCTCAGCCGATTGGGCCTTCCAAGGGGCAACCTTCAACCAACACAATCCAAAACTATATGCACAACCTGAAGTTGTCTTCCAGTAGTAAAAAACACGAACAGAACATGCTGAAGAAACATT tGTTCGGTTTGGACACGGACGGAGCGTCGGTAACCAACACAACCCGCTCGTTGGATCTGGAATCCTTGCTAGGCGGGCCGTGGGACGCCAATCAGTCGATGAGTGAATCGGAAACCGACGGTGGTCTCCAGCAGATACGGAACCAGCTCGAAGGGCTGGAGTCGATGTACGGCGAGGTGCTGAAGATGTTGGGCAATCGCATGGCCAGCAACGAAATGTCCCAACGGATGAATCGCCGAAGGCGACACGGAAGTCTTTCCTCGCTGCCATCCAGCTCGGTCAGCGGTCGACCTATCCGGGATCGCAGGAGAACAGATGAGCGCCGGAAGGTGCGTGACATACGGGGAATCAACAAACGCTTCCAGCGACTTGAGTCGCACGTAGTCACTCTGGCCCGAAGTGTGGCCCATCTTTCGTCGGAGATGCGCTCGCAGCATGTGGTCTCGCAGGAGCTGGAGGAAATTCGGAATGATATGGCCCTGCTGAGGACCCAGTCGATGCACCACATTCCGCTGAATGCGAGCGGGGCAGCAGCGGCAGCCGGAGCCAATCACAGCTCGAAGGAACCCATGAATTTGACCAACCCGAGGAGGGTTAAGAAATTGACGAAATTTTTCGGCGAGGATCCTCCGCTGATGAAATTGTTCCTGAAGAAGTTGGGGTATGAG